In Clostridia bacterium, a genomic segment contains:
- the mobB gene encoding molybdopterin-guanine dinucleotide biosynthesis protein B translates to MRVFAVSGVHRTGKTTAVEHIAAEMVRRGYTVGTIKNIHKDDFSIDRPGSNTARHRTSGASVVAAIAPRETDIMIYEKLPVHEVLRFYHTDWVIIEGGHEWPVPRIICARTEPDIIERLDAQTFMVCGEVADSMESYNGIPVIDAARRVKEVVDMAELRVPVYQAESAVGPGSWAGAVGDEALGAQPGVVSYGALVSIDGHDLTLAPFVQDFVARTVLGMLSSLKGYEPGLEVKIEITRA, encoded by the coding sequence ATGCGGGTTTTCGCAGTATCGGGGGTTCATCGTACCGGAAAGACGACCGCTGTTGAGCACATTGCCGCGGAGATGGTGCGCCGGGGCTATACGGTTGGCACTATCAAGAACATACACAAGGATGACTTCTCGATCGACAGGCCCGGAAGCAATACTGCACGGCATCGCACTTCCGGAGCCAGCGTGGTTGCGGCTATTGCTCCGCGCGAGACAGACATCATGATATACGAGAAGCTTCCCGTGCACGAAGTGCTCAGGTTCTACCACACCGACTGGGTGATCATCGAGGGCGGTCACGAGTGGCCCGTGCCTAGGATCATATGCGCCAGAACTGAACCCGACATAATCGAGCGTCTGGATGCGCAGACATTCATGGTGTGTGGTGAGGTTGCGGACTCGATGGAGTCGTACAACGGTATTCCAGTGATCGACGCTGCCAGGCGAGTTAAGGAGGTAGTCGATATGGCTGAATTGAGAGTCCCGGTTTACCAGGCAGAGTCGGCGGTCGGGCCGGGATCATGGGCTGGAGCAGTCGGCGATGAGGCCCTGGGCGCGCAGCCAGGCGTGGTGAGTTATGGTGCGCTGGTCTCCATTGATGGGCATGACCTCACTCTGGCGCCTTTTGTTCAGGATTTCGTGGCCAGGACCGTCCTGGGGATGCTCTCGTCGCTGAAGGGGTACGAACCTGGGCTCGAGGTGAAGATCGAGATAACGAGGGCATAG
- a CDS encoding DegV family protein, giving the protein MAVVTDSVADLPASLYRENGITVVPLSVIFGDEIFHDQIDITSEQFFSRLRTAKTMPSTSQPSPAEFIEVYDRLIREYDYVFSVHASAKLSGTFQSATIARDTLESGKIEVIDTANASAAEGFAALAGARAVKAGLDPARVREAIHSSIASTRILFTVDTLEFLQRNGRIGKASSLLGTLLAIKPIISVADGVVTPVEKVRGSGRVLPRVLELMEESMGGAPQPIRVAVLHADAEERAAQWSEGIRLRFECAELFTAQIGPVVGTHAGPGTLGVVWRPYEV; this is encoded by the coding sequence ATGGCAGTCGTGACGGACAGCGTAGCGGACCTGCCGGCTTCGCTGTACCGCGAGAACGGGATCACTGTGGTCCCACTATCGGTGATATTCGGCGACGAGATCTTCCACGACCAGATCGATATCACATCTGAGCAGTTCTTCTCCAGGCTGCGCACGGCAAAGACGATGCCGAGCACATCCCAGCCGTCGCCCGCGGAGTTCATTGAGGTGTACGATAGGCTCATCCGAGAGTACGATTATGTCTTCTCGGTTCACGCATCCGCCAAGCTCAGCGGGACATTCCAGAGCGCAACTATAGCCCGCGATACTCTGGAGAGCGGCAAGATCGAAGTGATTGATACGGCAAACGCAAGCGCTGCCGAGGGTTTCGCGGCATTGGCTGGCGCTCGAGCTGTGAAGGCAGGGTTGGATCCTGCACGCGTGAGGGAAGCCATTCACTCGTCCATAGCCTCGACCCGGATTCTGTTCACTGTTGACACCCTCGAGTTCTTGCAGCGCAACGGTAGAATTGGCAAGGCCTCGTCTCTGCTCGGCACGCTGCTCGCCATCAAGCCCATAATCTCTGTGGCAGATGGCGTTGTTACGCCTGTTGAGAAGGTCCGGGGATCAGGGCGTGTTCTTCCCCGGGTGCTGGAGCTGATGGAAGAGTCCATGGGAGGCGCACCCCAGCCAATCAGAGTCGCCGTGCTCCACGCCGATGCGGAGGAGCGGGCGGCGCAGTGGAGCGAAGGGATCAGATTGCGATTCGAATGCGCCGAACTGTTTACTGCCCAGATAGGCCCGGTCGTAGGCACTCACGCTGGCCCAGGAACCCTAGGAGTGGTGTGGCGGCCGTACGAGGTGTAG
- a CDS encoding HAMP domain-containing sensor histidine kinase, producing MMIIQNRPSLRAISLHVKLLALALLVTVPLLITSIWGAVSSARIFAKIEVQANRRCAEDLSDGFTGYLSRLWDAQERICAPVCRPEASSQCSRAYPNCLDKFESYPAVAACAILTPDGSPLASTSAWKQPADVRGEEWMSSIASGADSVVSGIVTDQEDPDADPLIYVATALRSGKSVNAITVAQVNVRIVGKILSQRQSSASGFALVDPTGRVVHWRLSRDDPQTFVLAVFDHGCDSADLLGGGDYVAASHASPRATGSIGHVAMVAMVAIRSVGWTAIAMNRPNVAAVTARLSARRWLLGTVACMILGATAAWDIGHSIVSRVGALEQAANALTAGDFSARVGLRGEDEFASAGRAFDRMAKTLSDHEIICDRLVRVCAHELRNPLASMKGAVSLMRLQTASNPSGHELEVLIQVVERASDRISDLLTQVIQTSTVSHSQRLTKRSLIDMRDVVNSSLRSRGASCASGRLVVSGADSASLAAPVLGNREQLAIVIENLVGNAEKYSMGRGRIRVMLTVHPAEESAEPSRDGGKSSKSANHRRHHRTQGGGGVGAVHLTVSDDGVGIPERDLDTLFDVFKRGSNLENCDPGGMGLGLYVARIIVSQHEGRISVRSNEGQGSSFHVELPIASTPDGRNPDGQGPSSR from the coding sequence ATGATGATCATCCAGAATCGTCCCTCGTTGCGTGCCATCAGCCTCCATGTGAAGCTTCTCGCCCTTGCTCTTCTCGTGACTGTTCCGCTGTTGATCACGAGCATATGGGGAGCAGTCAGCAGCGCCAGGATCTTCGCCAAGATCGAGGTCCAGGCGAATCGGAGATGCGCAGAGGACCTTAGTGACGGTTTCACTGGCTATCTCAGCCGCCTGTGGGATGCGCAGGAGAGAATATGCGCACCCGTCTGCAGGCCGGAAGCGTCGTCTCAGTGTTCCCGCGCGTACCCGAACTGCCTCGATAAGTTCGAATCATATCCCGCGGTGGCGGCGTGCGCCATTCTCACACCTGATGGTTCACCCCTGGCATCTACCTCTGCATGGAAGCAGCCTGCGGACGTCCGCGGAGAAGAGTGGATGAGCAGCATCGCCTCGGGCGCGGATTCAGTGGTTTCGGGCATCGTGACAGATCAGGAAGATCCGGATGCAGACCCCCTCATCTACGTAGCGACGGCGCTTCGTAGCGGTAAATCAGTGAATGCCATCACCGTGGCGCAAGTCAACGTGCGAATCGTCGGGAAGATCCTGTCTCAGCGCCAGTCCAGCGCGAGTGGATTCGCCCTCGTGGACCCGACAGGCCGCGTGGTGCACTGGCGGTTATCCCGTGACGACCCGCAGACGTTTGTTCTGGCAGTCTTCGACCACGGCTGCGATAGTGCGGATCTTCTTGGAGGCGGCGACTACGTGGCTGCCAGTCACGCGAGTCCGCGAGCCACGGGCAGCATCGGACACGTGGCCATGGTGGCCATGGTGGCCATCCGCTCGGTGGGATGGACAGCGATCGCAATGAACCGTCCCAACGTGGCAGCAGTCACGGCGCGCCTGAGCGCCCGAAGGTGGCTATTGGGAACCGTCGCCTGCATGATACTCGGGGCCACTGCCGCATGGGACATTGGGCACTCCATAGTGTCGCGCGTGGGCGCACTGGAGCAGGCCGCCAACGCACTTACCGCCGGCGACTTCTCTGCCCGGGTCGGCCTTCGCGGGGAGGATGAGTTTGCATCGGCGGGGCGGGCCTTTGACCGGATGGCCAAAACTCTTTCCGATCATGAGATAATCTGCGACAGGCTCGTGAGAGTGTGTGCACACGAACTCCGAAACCCTCTTGCCTCCATGAAAGGCGCGGTCTCCCTGATGCGCCTGCAGACTGCCTCGAATCCTTCAGGTCACGAGCTGGAGGTCCTTATTCAGGTGGTCGAGCGAGCGTCCGATAGGATCTCGGATCTGCTCACTCAGGTGATCCAAACCTCCACAGTTTCCCATTCTCAGCGACTGACCAAGCGTAGCCTGATAGACATGCGCGACGTGGTGAACAGCTCACTCCGGTCGCGCGGAGCATCCTGCGCAAGCGGCCGCCTGGTGGTCTCTGGCGCGGATTCCGCCAGCCTCGCTGCTCCGGTGCTTGGGAACAGAGAGCAACTCGCCATAGTAATCGAAAATCTCGTAGGCAACGCGGAGAAGTACTCCATGGGACGGGGTCGGATCAGAGTGATGCTCACAGTACATCCTGCCGAGGAATCTGCCGAACCGAGCCGCGATGGCGGCAAAAGCAGCAAGAGCGCAAATCACAGGCGGCATCACCGGACGCAAGGCGGAGGTGGGGTGGGCGCTGTCCATCTGACGGTATCTGATGACGGCGTTGGAATCCCCGAACGCGATCTCGACACGCTCTTTGACGTGTTCAAACGCGGCAGCAATCTGGAGAATTGCGATCCTGGCGGCATGGGTTTGGGGCTGTACGTAGCACGTATCATAGTGAGTCAGCACGAGGGAAGAATATCAGTTAGGAGCAATGAGGGACAAGGCTCATCTTTCCATGTAGAGCTTCCGATTGCATCAACGCCAGATGGGAGGAATCCTGATGGCCAGGGTCCTAGTAGTCGATGA
- a CDS encoding flagellar hook-basal body protein yields MSRTLRGIYTAASGMKFAEAMQTTIANNLANSSTPGFKRDLAVGESFAEMLAGAGKAPIGKLSTAAYASAVYFDSSAGTASNTDCPFDFAIEGDGCFAVQTPAGERYTRAGNFRLDTESYLSTADGNRVLTTEGPVVVDGALEVTADGTIYTGGRARGRFLIKVPLEPDVLTKQGANLFAAEGGTGGMREAAPGEARIVQGAVELSNVNVVREMVQMIAGYRVFESLQRAVVSQDACLDKAVNEVGRVG; encoded by the coding sequence GTGAGTAGAACGCTTAGGGGGATCTACACTGCTGCGTCAGGGATGAAGTTCGCAGAGGCCATGCAGACGACTATTGCCAATAACCTGGCGAACTCTTCGACTCCTGGGTTCAAGCGCGATCTGGCAGTGGGAGAGTCATTCGCTGAGATGCTTGCCGGAGCGGGGAAGGCCCCCATAGGCAAGCTATCCACGGCGGCGTACGCGTCTGCCGTCTACTTCGATAGTTCAGCCGGGACGGCCTCGAACACAGATTGCCCGTTCGATTTCGCCATTGAGGGAGATGGCTGCTTCGCGGTGCAAACGCCTGCCGGGGAGCGGTACACAAGGGCGGGGAATTTCAGGCTCGATACTGAATCATATCTTTCCACCGCCGATGGCAATAGGGTGCTCACTACTGAAGGCCCTGTCGTTGTGGATGGCGCTCTGGAGGTTACAGCAGACGGGACGATCTACACAGGAGGGCGCGCCCGTGGCAGGTTTCTCATCAAGGTCCCGCTAGAGCCTGACGTCCTAACGAAGCAGGGCGCGAACCTATTCGCGGCAGAGGGTGGAACCGGAGGCATGCGCGAAGCGGCGCCGGGAGAGGCGAGGATCGTACAGGGAGCGGTGGAGCTTTCAAACGTGAACGTAGTTCGTGAGATGGTTCAGATGATAGCAGGGTATAGAGTGTTCGAATCACTGCAGCGCGCGGTCGTCTCGCAGGATGCGTGCCTCGACAAGGCAGTGAACGAAGTCGGAAGGGTAGGGTAA
- a CDS encoding response regulator: MARVLVVDDEPDIAMILREILEWDGYEVTVASNGVDALSRLESGVIPDLVIADLKMPRMDGKELIGEMRGSPRTARIPVILVTAAVPQADDFPPKDAYQGFVAKPFELSEILAEVSRVLGVRTSFQPAQESQ, encoded by the coding sequence ATGGCCAGGGTCCTAGTAGTCGATGACGAGCCCGACATTGCGATGATCCTCCGAGAGATTCTGGAATGGGACGGATATGAAGTGACCGTGGCTTCAAATGGAGTCGACGCACTCTCACGCCTTGAATCCGGAGTCATCCCCGACCTGGTCATAGCTGATCTGAAGATGCCTCGAATGGATGGCAAGGAGCTCATCGGCGAAATGCGCGGCAGCCCAAGAACAGCCCGGATACCGGTGATCCTAGTGACAGCGGCAGTTCCCCAGGCAGACGATTTCCCACCAAAAGATGCTTACCAGGGATTCGTAGCGAAACCCTTCGAGCTGTCGGAGATACTCGCAGAAGTCAGCAGGGTGCTTGGCGTGAGGACTAGCTTTCAGCCTGCACAGGAATCGCAGTAG
- a CDS encoding ABC transporter ATP-binding protein — protein sequence MSAVGATSGAPVQSEAHALLSMKNVSKNFGGLRAVDSFDLDVPAGSITSLIGPNGAGKTTIFNLITGIYRPDEGSISFRGMELIGKRPHQVAVAGIARTFQTLRLFENLTCFENVLAGQHCRCKAGLAACIFNTRSRRDEERRAYEEAERCLKQMRIWHFRDELARNLSYGDRRRLEIARAMATRPHLLILDEPAGGLNEAESQELMVIIREIRDSGLTIFLIEHDMRVVMGISDLVAVVEYGKKISQGAPDEVQQDPAVIEAYLGAADEADDDDDDDRVAGKVGESRA from the coding sequence ATGAGTGCGGTTGGGGCAACGTCGGGAGCCCCCGTGCAATCCGAGGCGCACGCTCTGCTCTCTATGAAGAACGTCAGTAAGAACTTCGGCGGGCTGCGCGCAGTCGATTCATTCGACCTCGACGTGCCCGCGGGCAGCATAACCAGCCTCATCGGCCCGAACGGCGCCGGCAAGACCACCATCTTCAATCTGATCACGGGGATCTACCGCCCAGACGAAGGCAGCATCAGCTTCCGCGGCATGGAGCTGATCGGGAAGCGTCCTCACCAGGTGGCTGTGGCGGGGATCGCCCGAACCTTCCAGACACTGCGCCTGTTTGAGAACCTCACATGCTTCGAGAATGTCCTCGCGGGTCAGCACTGCCGCTGCAAGGCCGGCCTGGCCGCATGCATTTTCAACACCAGGAGCAGGCGAGATGAGGAGCGTCGGGCGTACGAGGAAGCGGAGCGCTGCCTTAAGCAGATGCGCATCTGGCACTTCAGAGACGAGCTCGCCAGAAACCTATCCTATGGCGACAGACGCCGACTCGAGATAGCCCGGGCGATGGCCACCAGGCCGCACCTTCTCATCCTAGATGAGCCTGCAGGAGGGCTCAATGAGGCGGAATCCCAGGAACTCATGGTGATCATCCGCGAAATCCGCGATTCAGGCCTCACTATCTTCCTGATCGAACATGACATGCGTGTTGTCATGGGCATATCCGACCTCGTGGCCGTCGTGGAATACGGCAAGAAAATCAGCCAGGGCGCCCCTGACGAGGTGCAGCAGGACCCTGCAGTGATCGAGGCGTATCTTGGCGCAGCAGATGAAGCCGACGACGACGATGACGACGACAGGGTCGCGGGGAAAGTGGGTGAATCGCGAGCATGA
- a CDS encoding branched-chain amino acid ABC transporter permease — translation MVFFLEQLVNGLTVGAVYALVALGYTMVYGVMRLINFAHGDFFMLGSYVGFTVLVKVMENAALPLWLTLILTTVIALASVALLGVFVERAAYRPLRKSSRLTAVVSALGVSIFLQNAAMLIWGARYQAYPPWASPTAKWIIGGVTLSLMQALIMGVSLVLMVALYLFVQKTTVGAAIRATAIDHDTARLMGIDVDSIIRLIFLIGPGLGAIAGVLLGLYYRQIHFTVGWAYGLKAFTAAILGGIGNIPGAMVGGLLLGILEMLGAGYISAAWKDVFVFLILILLLMFRPTGLLGERVAEKV, via the coding sequence ATGGTATTCTTCCTTGAACAACTGGTGAACGGCCTTACGGTTGGTGCAGTGTATGCCCTGGTTGCTCTGGGATACACGATGGTCTACGGCGTGATGCGCCTGATCAACTTCGCCCACGGCGATTTCTTCATGCTCGGCTCCTACGTGGGCTTCACCGTGCTTGTGAAGGTAATGGAAAACGCAGCTCTCCCGCTTTGGCTCACTCTCATCCTGACTACGGTAATCGCCTTAGCATCGGTGGCCTTGCTTGGAGTGTTCGTGGAACGTGCGGCCTATCGTCCGCTGCGGAAGTCCAGCCGGCTCACAGCAGTGGTGTCGGCGCTGGGAGTGTCGATTTTCCTTCAGAACGCCGCCATGTTGATATGGGGCGCACGTTACCAAGCATATCCCCCCTGGGCATCCCCCACTGCCAAATGGATCATTGGCGGCGTGACCCTCAGCCTGATGCAGGCTCTGATTATGGGAGTATCGCTCGTGCTCATGGTGGCTCTCTATCTGTTCGTTCAGAAGACCACGGTGGGCGCCGCCATCCGAGCAACTGCGATTGACCACGATACCGCAAGGCTCATGGGCATAGACGTAGATAGCATCATCCGCCTCATATTTCTCATCGGCCCGGGGCTAGGCGCCATCGCAGGGGTGCTGCTCGGCCTCTACTACCGGCAGATCCACTTCACGGTTGGTTGGGCATACGGCCTCAAGGCATTCACAGCCGCGATACTTGGGGGCATCGGGAACATACCAGGCGCCATGGTGGGCGGACTGCTTCTCGGGATCCTCGAAATGCTCGGGGCCGGCTACATTTCCGCCGCATGGAAAGACGTATTCGTCTTCCTGATTCTGATTCTCCTTCTCATGTTCCGGCCGACGGGCTTGCTTGGCGAGCGCGTGGCCGAGAAAGTGTGA
- a CDS encoding branched-chain amino acid ABC transporter substrate-binding protein, with amino-acid sequence MKKNRSGLLLLVLMVFALSLGVAVHAGPEPIKIGLQAPITGPWAYEGEMARNSVQIVADEINRAGGILGRPLEIVLGDDQGSPKQSALVAQRMLSEKVVAVVGTYGSSVNDPASAIYERAGLVNIAYGSTAEKLTEQGRKFFFRTCFRDDRQGSFFAKFATDTLKAKRVAIVHDNTTFGKGLAEAARRPLEAAKKADLVFYDAITPGERDFTAILSRMGKTNPDVLYFTGYYSEAGLVIRQMRTLGIKATFVGGNAAINDEFVKIAGLDMAKGALMTQEPLPKDLAYPESKSFLAEYQRRNKEIPSSPWPVYAADGLKCIAAAIKAAGSTDSKKLADYLHDKLEDMPGITGPISFDEVGDREGAIYLAYQVTADGKFVPLQ; translated from the coding sequence GTGAAGAAAAATCGGTCGGGATTGCTGCTCCTAGTCCTCATGGTGTTCGCCCTATCACTCGGCGTCGCCGTGCATGCCGGCCCTGAGCCTATCAAGATCGGTCTACAAGCGCCCATCACGGGCCCCTGGGCATACGAGGGCGAAATGGCACGAAATAGCGTGCAGATTGTGGCAGATGAGATCAACAGGGCCGGAGGAATCCTCGGACGCCCTCTGGAGATCGTCCTCGGCGATGATCAGGGCTCCCCGAAGCAGAGCGCGCTAGTAGCGCAGAGAATGCTAAGCGAGAAGGTAGTCGCCGTTGTCGGCACATATGGATCCTCAGTCAACGACCCCGCTTCAGCCATCTATGAGCGGGCGGGATTGGTGAATATCGCCTACGGATCCACAGCGGAGAAGCTCACTGAGCAGGGACGTAAGTTCTTTTTCAGAACATGTTTCAGGGACGACAGGCAAGGGTCATTCTTCGCCAAGTTCGCCACCGACACCCTAAAGGCAAAGCGTGTTGCCATCGTGCACGATAACACCACCTTCGGCAAGGGCCTTGCCGAGGCAGCGCGAAGGCCTCTCGAAGCCGCGAAAAAGGCTGACCTGGTGTTTTACGATGCAATAACCCCCGGCGAGCGTGACTTCACCGCGATTCTCTCCCGCATGGGCAAGACCAACCCAGATGTGCTCTATTTCACAGGCTACTACTCTGAGGCAGGTCTTGTCATCCGCCAGATGCGCACCCTTGGGATCAAGGCCACATTCGTGGGAGGCAATGCCGCCATCAACGATGAGTTTGTGAAGATCGCCGGGCTCGACATGGCCAAGGGCGCTCTCATGACACAGGAACCATTGCCCAAGGATCTCGCCTATCCTGAGTCCAAGTCCTTCCTTGCCGAGTACCAGCGCAGGAACAAGGAGATTCCGAGCAGTCCATGGCCTGTCTATGCCGCCGATGGCCTCAAGTGCATTGCAGCGGCGATCAAAGCGGCCGGGTCCACTGACTCAAAGAAACTCGCAGACTACCTCCATGATAAGCTAGAGGATATGCCTGGCATCACCGGTCCCATCTCATTCGACGAAGTCGGCGACAGAGAGGGCGCAATCTACCTAGCTTACCAGGTGACGGCAGACGGCAAGTTCGTGCCGCTCCAGTAG
- a CDS encoding branched-chain amino acid ABC transporter permease translates to MGVLKLKRMNPDQPAVKWLAPAIILAAAVLPFRASDYWVDVCVFWGINVLLGLSLNIIVGEVGLFNMGHMAFFAIGAYTTAILSARYGISLWILMVASGLTAAGAGYILTAPIIHLRGDYLLMVTIGLNEMIRISLINNPFELTGGPNGLIVLDQFRFFGYVIQKPRDFYFLVWSLVAIVLFALSRLQHSRIGRAWNYVREDPIAAEATGIDTRWAKLLAFTLGAGIAGAAGTVFAAKMMVISPDSFTFMESVTLFAIVILGGMGSMPGVILASGAMIVLPELLRNFAQYRMLFFGLAMVLMMIFRPQGLWPSKRWTTKLKAGEGE, encoded by the coding sequence ATGGGAGTGTTGAAGCTGAAGCGCATGAACCCCGATCAACCGGCTGTGAAATGGCTAGCGCCGGCGATCATCCTGGCAGCAGCGGTGTTGCCATTCAGGGCCTCCGACTATTGGGTCGACGTGTGCGTGTTCTGGGGAATCAACGTCCTTCTGGGGCTCTCCCTCAACATCATCGTGGGCGAGGTTGGCCTTTTCAACATGGGGCACATGGCGTTCTTCGCCATCGGCGCCTACACGACCGCGATACTCTCAGCGAGATACGGCATTTCGCTCTGGATCCTGATGGTCGCTAGCGGCCTGACAGCTGCAGGCGCAGGCTACATACTCACAGCGCCCATCATCCACCTGCGTGGCGACTATCTGCTCATGGTGACGATAGGGCTCAACGAGATGATACGGATAAGCCTGATCAACAACCCGTTCGAACTCACGGGAGGTCCCAACGGGCTTATCGTGCTCGATCAGTTCAGGTTCTTCGGATATGTAATCCAGAAGCCGCGCGACTTCTATTTCCTTGTATGGAGCCTTGTAGCCATCGTGTTGTTCGCCCTGTCGCGCCTGCAGCACTCCCGCATCGGGCGTGCGTGGAACTACGTTCGTGAAGACCCCATTGCCGCCGAGGCAACTGGTATCGATACGCGATGGGCAAAGCTCCTTGCGTTCACCCTCGGCGCCGGGATTGCGGGCGCCGCAGGGACCGTGTTCGCAGCCAAGATGATGGTGATATCCCCGGATAGCTTCACGTTCATGGAATCGGTGACCCTGTTCGCTATCGTGATTCTGGGCGGAATGGGCTCGATGCCCGGGGTCATTCTGGCGTCAGGAGCGATGATCGTCCTTCCTGAACTGCTGCGGAATTTCGCCCAGTATCGAATGCTCTTCTTCGGGCTTGCCATGGTCCTGATGATGATCTTCAGGCCGCAGGGCCTCTGGCCCAGCAAGAGATGGACTACCAAGCTGAAGGCGGGTGAAGGCGAATGA
- a CDS encoding acyl-CoA dehydratase activase — MTRGYLGVDVGSVSTNLVLLGESEEYIDSVYLRTQGKPIDAVKDGMRTLAHAHPDFCVLGAGTTGSGRKLAGVVIGADVVKNEITAHAVAAMAAAPDVRTVIEIGGQDSKIIVLRSGIVVDFGMNTLCAAGTGSFLEHQAQRLGVPIEEFGALACAADSAVRIAGRCAVFAESDAIHKQQVGCSLPSIVRGLCEALVRNYLSNVAKGKDIAAPVVFQGGVAANIGMRKAFEDALEMQILVPDHFDVMGAVGAAMLARRQAVDSLRATSFVGWEATERRHSTASWECCDCANRCDVVEITCDSTVIARWGGRCGKWESSCVGKAAQ; from the coding sequence GTGACTCGGGGATACCTCGGGGTTGACGTAGGCTCAGTGAGCACTAATCTGGTTCTTCTTGGCGAGTCGGAGGAGTACATCGACTCTGTCTATCTGCGTACTCAGGGGAAGCCGATAGACGCTGTGAAGGACGGCATGCGCACGCTTGCCCATGCCCACCCCGACTTCTGCGTGCTCGGCGCTGGCACGACTGGCAGTGGCAGAAAGCTTGCCGGCGTTGTGATCGGAGCAGATGTCGTCAAGAATGAGATAACTGCGCATGCGGTGGCCGCCATGGCGGCAGCTCCCGATGTGCGTACCGTTATTGAGATAGGCGGGCAGGACTCGAAGATCATCGTATTGCGCTCTGGCATTGTGGTGGACTTCGGCATGAACACACTGTGCGCAGCAGGCACTGGGTCGTTCCTTGAGCACCAGGCACAGAGGCTTGGCGTTCCCATTGAGGAGTTTGGCGCTCTGGCATGCGCGGCCGACTCCGCAGTGAGAATCGCAGGAAGGTGCGCGGTCTTCGCGGAATCCGACGCAATTCACAAGCAGCAGGTGGGATGCTCCCTGCCTAGCATCGTGCGGGGTCTGTGCGAGGCTCTGGTGCGCAACTACCTGAGCAATGTGGCGAAAGGCAAGGATATCGCTGCTCCTGTCGTATTCCAGGGCGGAGTAGCAGCTAACATCGGAATGAGAAAGGCGTTCGAGGACGCTCTCGAAATGCAAATACTCGTGCCAGATCATTTCGATGTAATGGGCGCGGTTGGCGCGGCTATGCTGGCGCGGAGGCAGGCGGTGGATTCGCTTCGAGCAACTTCATTCGTGGGATGGGAGGCGACCGAGCGGAGGCACTCCACTGCGTCGTGGGAGTGCTGCGACTGCGCGAATAGGTGCGATGTGGTGGAGATCACTTGCGATTCAACGGTCATTGCCCGGTGGGGCGGTCGATGCGGGAAATGGGAATCAAGCTGCGTTGGGAAGGCGGCGCAGTGA
- a CDS encoding chemotaxis protein CheX → MKVEFINPFASAVVMVFQKEFGMNVMREQLNMHLSPVTGADVNTILGVTGQLEGQVIYTFDEGVALRIAGALMGEECQEFDEIAKSAVAELGNIITGNAAIGLSENGYSCVLTPPTILTGKELIMTTFAPILTIPFHTDFGAVTVHVALREK, encoded by the coding sequence ATGAAAGTGGAGTTCATCAATCCTTTTGCGTCAGCGGTCGTCATGGTATTCCAGAAGGAGTTCGGCATGAACGTTATGCGCGAACAGCTCAACATGCACCTGTCGCCTGTTACAGGTGCGGATGTGAACACGATCCTGGGTGTGACTGGTCAGCTTGAGGGGCAGGTCATCTACACCTTCGACGAGGGAGTTGCTCTTCGCATTGCCGGTGCTCTGATGGGCGAGGAGTGCCAGGAGTTCGACGAGATCGCGAAGAGCGCGGTTGCGGAGCTCGGGAACATCATCACTGGAAATGCCGCCATCGGGCTGTCGGAGAATGGATACTCATGCGTCCTGACTCCTCCGACAATCCTCACGGGCAAGGAACTAATCATGACTACTTTCGCGCCCATACTCACTATTCCCTTTCATACCGACTTCGGCGCCGTCACAGTGCACGTGGCTCTCAGGGAGAAGTGA
- a CDS encoding glucosaminidase domain-containing protein, with amino-acid sequence MDISILHLGGVSTAMTPDEFVQLLMPHAERVHETTGIPVEVMLAQAALETGWLSAPVRDKATGKEALNLFNIKGQGPAGYVVHNDHEYPKGKKIVVEAQFRAYNSYEESFSDYAQLIANSPRYASAMAVRDDPIAFAWELQRCGYATDPKYAEKLTAIMRRHMRVS; translated from the coding sequence TTGGACATAAGTATACTTCATCTCGGAGGTGTGTCAACTGCCATGACTCCTGACGAGTTCGTTCAGCTCCTGATGCCCCACGCAGAGCGCGTGCACGAAACCACGGGCATACCCGTAGAAGTCATGCTGGCCCAGGCTGCCCTGGAGACGGGGTGGCTTTCCGCGCCTGTAAGAGACAAGGCAACAGGCAAGGAGGCCCTTAACCTGTTCAATATCAAGGGACAAGGGCCAGCAGGATACGTAGTTCACAATGACCATGAGTATCCTAAGGGCAAGAAGATCGTGGTGGAGGCGCAGTTCAGGGCGTACAACAGCTATGAAGAATCCTTTTCCGATTATGCGCAGCTGATTGCCAATTCACCTCGGTACGCCTCTGCAATGGCGGTCCGCGACGACCCCATCGCCTTCGCCTGGGAACTCCAGCGATGTGGATACGCTACTGATCCGAAGTACGCTGAGAAGCTGACAGCCATCATGAGACGACACATGAGAGTCAGCTAG